The sequence below is a genomic window from Haematobia irritans isolate KBUSLIRL chromosome 3, ASM5000362v1, whole genome shotgun sequence.
AGAGTTTCTTCGTTTTGAAATTGACCagattgtgaacaaacaaaatgatcaggATTACTTACTAAAGAGatcagctgaaaatgtacacctcgATTCGCCATCAGAACTCAAGCGACGCCGAATGCAATGGCTTCGGCCGTAACGACCGATGGTGACTCCGCGGTATGCATTGACCGTGGTGCCAAAATATATGccaaatattatcgggaaaatgtcctaaagacattATTGAAGCACTGCAAAGACAAAAATTTCGGATGCAGCACATTCCAACAGAATTCAGCatcagcacgcgtcaaccaagaatgtctTAAACAGGAGGTTCCTTGTTACATCTCTAGCGGACAACGGTCACCAAAATCTCAGAATATCAATCCCTTGGATTTTTCGTCAAAGTGTCAATCATCTCAAGAGGGCGCTTCGCcgggaatggaccaaaatgctgcagagccactttcgtgcagcgtgtgttggctttgtcggccgtttgcaatttttatcaaatattcaccgattataaaaatcaaaaacaatggaagatgaagacgGGAGAATGGGCAACGTCATGCCAAATGGTTCATTTACGGTGTTCGCTGCAAACCATTTGGTTCGATCGAACTAATcgcgtatttttttttatgctcttcataacaaacattttgtggAACATggagaacaaaaaaatatatatgtggaaTGTATGTAATAGGGCTAGGCACACAAAATTGAATATGAATTTCACAGTATGTAATTGGACATACTTTAAATAACTACCCTAATTAGTAGCAACTTCTCCAattagttttttcactaaattgCAAGTTTCAAGTTTGAATGGGACCTTCATCTTGTAGTGTTTTTttgctattgaaaaaatttaatatctcatACACATTATATAAAGATAGAATTTGAAATCTACTTTTAGATGCTAATGTGAAAGAGCTATAAGATCGAAAATATacgattttcacttttttgtgcGAACTAATTATACAAAGCTTGAAACgaatttttctcaattatttCTTGCCAACGTTATAtttatgcttagtactaagggtTGAATAAATATGTGTCTGAATATACTCAAACAAAAGATTTcgtatttattccgcgctattgCCTGGTAGTAAATTCGTttatgcgaaaaacgaatatcttcatatatctccgtaaatagggtctcaaacccagaGATGTTAActgatttatgcgaaataatatacctgcctattttttcgtgcgaaaaatccaggtttgctttaaaatgctcaaaacaaagactTCGCATTCATTCACCGCTAaccttttttatatggagtataacagtttttcgcgcGAAAACGCGAAGCTTTACGTTTACAACAATGAGCTATTCGTTATTgttgtaattttaaaaatacgAATGACAGCTTTGTACAGCATTTGACAAATACATTTGGTGACCATTTGCTAAAAATGTCAGGTTTTTTATTCAAATCTTTTTATTTAGTCAGTACTGTGTTAATAAAAACCcataaaatcactttttgtCCGGCAATACATTTTGAGCGTTcatgagttaggttaggtggccagATTGGTTGCCGTTTGTCTTCTttgagtctataaagttttctcTACAAATTCGATTTTGAACACTTTTTTGCAGCTCCTGCActgttggaaattttggcaaacagtcgagggaagaaatgtagcctataaaattatgaacgacTGTGCAGTACATTCATACGACCACTCCTTGATACACCagttgcaattttattttcaaattttcgtgtTTTGTATACGAAACATATCGAACCCCGTAAAGGAATCGATGgcctctgctgccattttcaCATCTTCTTCTTCAattgtttttgataaaaatgttgatgttttgttttgcttttgaacaataaaataaaataaaaaaaaaaaacaaattagtaaagtcaaaagtcgggcggggccgactatattatacccttcaccattacgtagagcaacatttttgataccatctcaactccttcaaatttcttgggagctatataaaggtttagattcccatatacaaatatttaaatcagaaccgatttggagAAACATGTTTAAACTTCCACAAGCCATTTTATTTATCTCCTActgttttttttactaattttaattttaattcaaatttacatattattaaaagattgtgcgctaggttaggttaagagtTAGTGTTAAGCAATTTGCTTTGAATTATATTAAATCTATCAACATTTAGTCCATAGAGGCGTTAGTTgattaaatgaataaataaataaataaataaatgtacatttatgatttatccagcgatacatacatatgtatgtgttaGAGGTATAAGACaatttgaggaatttttatttttgttccttaaggtgagtattaagttcgagtttagtcgctaattttcactaaagtgaaaactaaatctgtaaaaaaagtcataaaattatacatatttattgcagatttcattataacttgatggggaatatcccaaagtaaattttcacaaagtttgtattccttaaaatgcattattaaaggaaagtaatcgtgaaaaaatgacgattttagcggctaagggtaggtactatgttcggttttcgagttgaaaaccactttattttcgcgattacttttccttaaataaccaaaattataaatgaaaacaaacttattcctgtaaagtcttgccgaaatctagaggaacaagaaactacgcatcaattgagttaatttgtctgctttatattgaactgttttaataaagtaaccacgaaaatttcaacgcgaaaagcgaacatagtacttaccttaaactcgaacttaatacccacctttagcagtggtgatttcaCAAGGATATTGGCTAAATTTCACCAAGATAGGTGGTCAATTTTCAAgtttgtgacaatatttggACATTTCAAGCGACATTTACACAGCCGGAACCTTAcccaaattttctgtggaaagtaTGGGGACATCTTCGCCGACATTTTTGCCTAAAGGTGGGTatgaagttcgagtttagccgctaaaatcgtaattttttcactaaagtgaaaactaaatcagtaaaaataggcataaaattatacatttttgtttcagatttcattataacttgatggggaataacccaaagcaaattttcacaaagtttgtttccttaaaatggattattaaagaaaagtaatcgtgaaaaaatgacgattttagcggctaaactcgaacttaatacccaccttaaaacgGAAGAATATatggcgctatatctaaatctcaaccgatttggataaaattcgaaataaaattttacgagaaTCGGTGTTAAAATTTGGCCACTACGGTCATttgagtccaaatcggacgaaagatatatatgggagctatatctaaatccgaaccgatttcaaccaaatttatcaTGCATTGCTAGAATATCAATTGCATTCCATGTgtcaaatttcacgcaaatcggtgttaaaattttacctctgttgtcataagagtctaaatcggtcgaaagatatatatgggagctatatctaaatctgaaccgatttcaactaaatttgttacagtattaattgtactccttgtacaaaattgtgagcaaatcaatgtaaaactctggcttctgggaccatataagtacatatcgggcgtaagatatatatgggaactatatctaaatctgaaccgatttggacgatagtttgcaagtttttcgagactcataaaatattggatggacggaatttgaagaagatcggttgataaacacgctaattatgaccagatcggtgataaatatatatgacagctacacctaaatctaaaatcaatagcgattgtctttgtcccggaAAAAgatcctatgccaaatttgaagatgatcggacttaaactgcgacctgtactttgcacacaaaaatacatgaacagacagacagacggacatagctaaatcgactcagaattcaattctaagacgatcggtatactaaacgatgggtctctgacttttctttcttggcgttacatacaaatgcacaaacttattataccctgtaccacagtaatggtgaagggtataatgaaaaaatataccgctttaaggtgggtattaagttcgagtttagccgctaaaatcgccattttttcacgattacttttctttaataatccattttatggaatacaaactttgtgaaaattttctttgggctattccccatcaagtcagcggctaaactcgaacttaatactcacctataTATATTCACAAcctgtatataaaccgatcaagcgATCGGTTAATCTGCCTAATTTTTCTAATATAGGCACCAAGGCACCATATGGACTAACCTACATGTTGGAagcacggttgtcactcgagccaaaaataatttaccaaaatttggagaaaattttaccaaacaaaaaatcttattttgcaaaattttatttctatagacaattttgtcaaaattttatttctataggtaattttgtcaaacttttatttctatagaaaattttgtcaaaatattatttctatggataattttgtcaaaattttatttctatagaaaattttgtcaaaattttatttctatagaaaattttgtaaaaattttatttctatagaaaattttgtcaaaatttgatttctatagaaaattttttcaaaatttgatttctatagaaaattttgtcaaaattttatttctatagaaaattttgtcaaaattttatttctatttattctgataattggttgatagttttgctgcaagtagaggatgatgatgatgatgaggaatgtggtaattccgaaacgtgcgtccatccaaccatcttgcagtctatagggctttgcccaaataaatttgacaaacattcttttcctctgttggttaagctacacttgtaaagggtgatttgttaagagcttgataactttttttttttaaaaaacgcataaaatttgcaaaatctcatcggttctttatttgaaacgttagattggtccatgacatttactttttgaagataatttcatttaaatgttgaccgcggctgcgtcttaggtggtccattcggaaagtccaattttgagcaactttttcgagcatttcggccggaatagcccgaatttcttcggaaatgttgtcttccaaagctggaatagttgctggcttatttctgtagactttagacttgacgtagccccacaaaaaatagtctaaaggcgtaaaatcgcatgatcttggtggccaacttaccggtccatttcttgagatgaattgttctccgaagttttccctcaaaatggccatagaatcgcgagctgtgtggcatgtagcgccatcttgttgaaaccacatgtcaaccaagttcagttcttccatttttggcaacaaaaagtttgttagcatcgaacgatagcgatcgccattcaccgtaacgttgcgtccaacagcatctttgaaaaaatacggtccaatgattccaccagcgtacaaaccacaccaaacagtgcatttttcgggatgcatgggcagttcttgaacggcttctggttgctcttcactccaaatgcggcaattttgcttatttacgtagccattcaaccagaaatgagcctcatcgctgaacaaaatttgtcgataaaaaagcggattttctgccaacttttctagggcccattcactgaaaattcgacgttgtggcagatcgttcgtctattcatgatgaaatgtcaaagcatactgagcatcttactctttgacaccatgtctgaaatcccacgtgatctgtcaaatactaatgcatgaaaatcctaacctcaaaagaatcaccctttagtttagtcaatgtatggttttaagctgaaataaaaaataaaaaaaaacaacaacaaaattttatttctataaaaaattttgtcaaaattttatttctatagaaaattttgtcaacattttatttctataaaaaattttgtcaaaattttatttctatagaaaattttgtcaaaattttatttctatagaaaattttatcaaaattttatttctatagaaatttttgtaaaaattttatttctatagaaaattttgtaaaaattttatttctatagaaaattttgtcaaaattttatttctatagaaaattttgtcaaaattttatttctatagaaaattttgtaaaaattttatttctatagaaaattttgtcaaagttttatttctatagataattttgtcaaaattttatttctatagaaaattttgtcaaaattttttttctatggaaaattttgccacaattttatttctatagaaaattttgccaaaattttatttctatagaaaatttgttaaaattttatttctatagaaaatgttgtcaaaattttatttctatagaaaattatttctataagagtttgtgaagtacctcttggtGGGAGAGGAAtctttttttacaaattctactaaaacatcaagaattcgacCAATCTACAATTCCGTGGTGGAATTGTAAAAAAGATTTAAGAAAAGATTGTCATCGGCAACTGtaatgaaagaattttcttttctcaggaaagaaattttacacaaactatgttttttttgtcttttaaaataaataaaatagattaGAGATAAACGTTTAATCACTTGTCACAAAATACggtaagagttttcttttctgaggaaggaaattttagacaaccaaAATTCTCTTGTTacgctaaaaatttttctttaaccgcaaataaaaattattggagACAATCGAGACAATCTTtcggtatatatttatatatatatatttttgttaattcataacactaaataaaatataatttcaaaagTGATAAGAAAATTACAATGACAAATCCTTTGGAGGACTTTACACCATAACCAACATTTGATCTTTTCTCTCCATTACAATGTCCTTTCAGATGACACCCAACAGTTGAATGATTGGATGAAGTAGCTGGTACCTTGTCGAATTGGTCCCTTGAGAAAGACTCATTGAAGCCAGGCGGGCATATAAATTCTTCATTGATTATATTGAAATTACCAAAATGGGtagaatttatttcttttgtgatTTGCTCGAAACATCCATTTTCCAAAGGAGCAGAACGTTCGATAATAGTGGCAATGGGtataagaagtttttctatCGATTGACTTGATTTAACTCTCGGTGCACATATTAGTGATACATTGGCCATAACAATGGTGTTATTGTAAGGATTTCGTTGTTTGATAGTTTGTTGAAAACAGCCATTTTCCAAAGGTACAGTGTGTTCAATAGTAAAGGTGTTGTTTGAAAATTCTTTTAGGATTATTGGACTATCAGTTGTATTACGTTTACCATTCATTATATTGGTTATATGGGAACCGGGAGGACATTTCCATTGTTTGGTCCAAATATTATGACTCGAATTGCTTGATTCTCTAATTGAATTTTCTAAACAACCATTTTTCCAAGGTTGGATATCTTCCATCCTAGATTTTGGAAGAGTAATATTATAATGGTCTACATTGGTTGCATTGCCTAAAAATGTGAATATAAATATTAGTTAGtatataaagtattgaaaacaaatatatatggccttaagttcggccgggccgaaactCAAATATCCACCACTATGAATCAAACAtagtgaaaactcttcgtcttgATATTTAGAaattcaggtggatttgatgattTGATACCCTGCCAAGCAAACataaataccaaaacatggaccgatatgtgtaATATTCGGTACACCTATTTATGAATCTAAACAAAACAGATTtggaatttcaggaaaatcggataaaaattgagtTGTCTAGAcgtcgcacagtggttccaaatctcttttttttaaataattctgcaacttttgaccaATAaagttatcaaaataaaaaaaaactttaaaccaaagatgcaaatcttaaaataagtcttagcctatatttgaagcgattttatcttaaatttaaaaatgcaatatgtcagttgagttaaatacgatttctttaattaaaaatgtttttcttcattttaagggaaatttgccttacttcaaagatctacaatttCAGCAGAGAGgcggaaaatttcaaaatttgtgtcctaaatttaatgaaaaaattgtttgaagcaaggattataaactttcatttaattaaaatgtcattattttaaagaattttgtcctaaactttgggtaaatttcgat
It includes:
- the LOC142229974 gene encoding uncharacterized protein LOC142229974 gives rise to the protein MSVKIKTKFCYTIPLFIIFFQISCVHSHPQRGNATNVDHYNITLPKSRMEDIQPWKNGCLENSIRESSNSSHNIWTKQWKCPPGSHITNIMNGKRNTTDSPIILKEFSNNTFTIEHTVPLENGCFQQTIKQRNPYNNTIVMANVSLICAPRVKSSQSIEKLLIPIATIIERSAPLENGCFEQITKEINSTHFGNFNIINEEFICPPGFNESFSRDQFDKVPATSSNHSTVGCHLKGHCNGEKRSNVGYGVKSSKGFVIVIFLSLLKLYFI